The proteins below come from a single Ruegeria sp. THAF33 genomic window:
- a CDS encoding exonuclease domain-containing protein — protein sequence MDFVAVDVETANWDKSSICQIGWSLVNDGQIVQNESLLIDPQTYFDPFNKSIHGITESDVEGAPTFADVRHAFHEMMNSVPVISYGLFDQAAFDLADDDDANTSFVTEMPWVNGQRIVRRAWPEHFKQKYNLGLVADTLGLKLQAHDAGSDAQVLAQAILLAAEKLEMDFEQMLQRAYQPLSQQRNYRQQLQMIGEEGGPLSGEMICFTGSLSVVRTQAAEMVNGLGAGVCPSVTKKTTILVVGTQESPMVLNNKSNKHCKAEGLKEKGFGIEILSEDQFWAILERSGVGHCG from the coding sequence ATGGATTTCGTTGCCGTTGACGTAGAAACCGCAAATTGGGACAAGAGTTCGATCTGCCAGATCGGCTGGTCACTCGTGAATGATGGCCAAATCGTACAGAATGAAAGCCTTCTGATTGATCCTCAGACCTATTTTGACCCGTTCAACAAATCCATCCACGGAATAACTGAATCCGATGTTGAAGGAGCGCCAACCTTCGCGGATGTGAGGCACGCATTTCATGAGATGATGAACTCGGTACCGGTGATCAGCTATGGGCTATTCGACCAAGCAGCATTTGATCTCGCTGACGACGATGACGCAAACACTTCATTTGTGACCGAAATGCCTTGGGTTAACGGTCAGCGGATCGTGCGAAGGGCTTGGCCAGAACATTTCAAGCAAAAGTACAACCTTGGTTTAGTCGCAGACACCTTGGGCCTTAAACTTCAAGCGCACGACGCCGGAAGCGATGCCCAGGTGCTCGCACAAGCAATCTTGCTCGCGGCTGAAAAGCTAGAAATGGATTTCGAGCAAATGCTTCAGCGAGCATATCAACCGCTTTCTCAGCAACGTAACTACCGCCAGCAATTGCAAATGATCGGCGAAGAAGGCGGTCCGCTTTCTGGCGAAATGATCTGCTTCACCGGATCGCTGAGTGTTGTCCGTACTCAAGCCGCTGAAATGGTTAACGGGCTTGGTGCCGGTGTGTGCCCATCTGTAACAAAGAAGACGACTATACTGGTTGTCGGAACCCAAGAATCGCCAATGGTCTTGAACAATAAAAGCAACAAACACTGCAAGGCCGAGGGTTTAAAAGAAAAAGGCTTCGGTATTGAGATTTTGTCAGAGGACCAATTCTGGGCAATTCTTGAACGTAGTGGGGTTGGTCATTGCGGCTAA
- a CDS encoding DUF4041 domain-containing protein, which yields MEQIDFFLPVLLTLYLGLAALFFPVFSFLFYRRGRKLRDQTEAINQRLEQARTECDARLTELQAEHKEDVERYAAIISIEDEIARLEDERTTRVQDIEQQTQALSETVKSKEEEIETLRSSYKEKRVTYDRLKRELSIFDERLSLAGLGVYEPHFDYGDSEAFKEAIKAIREEQKAMVASKTAVFCLKEWTVDGSKSKGETMVNRAVRLTLRAFNNECEAAIANTRWNNVQAMEKRIERAKTAINKLNASNSVIISDDYHQAKLKELRLTHEYRETLKREREERAEAARLEREEKRLQQQAKAAEKEEQRYQKLLEKARTEAGVISSDEHEAKIRELEEQLAAAREETERAKAMAEQTRSGFVYVISNIGSFGDDIVKIGLTRRLDPADRVRELGDASVPFLFDTHAMIYSEEAPALEAALHAEFGARRVNAANMRKEFFRVTLEEVEEAVRRLAPDADFHTDVEAQEYFETLARRQELAEKLAKEEAEALPLEI from the coding sequence ATGGAACAGATCGATTTTTTTCTACCCGTTTTGTTGACGCTCTACCTCGGGCTGGCCGCGTTGTTTTTCCCCGTTTTTAGCTTCCTTTTTTACCGTCGAGGGCGCAAGCTGAGAGATCAAACCGAAGCCATAAACCAGAGGCTTGAGCAAGCCCGCACCGAATGCGACGCGCGACTTACTGAGCTACAGGCTGAACACAAAGAGGATGTCGAACGGTATGCCGCGATCATCAGCATCGAGGATGAGATTGCTCGTCTAGAAGATGAACGCACAACCCGTGTTCAAGACATCGAACAACAGACCCAAGCGCTCAGCGAAACGGTTAAGAGCAAGGAGGAGGAAATCGAAACCCTCCGTTCGTCATACAAGGAGAAGCGCGTCACTTACGACCGCTTGAAGCGGGAACTTTCAATCTTTGATGAGCGGCTATCCCTCGCAGGACTCGGGGTCTACGAGCCTCATTTCGACTATGGGGACAGTGAAGCGTTCAAAGAGGCGATTAAGGCGATCAGGGAAGAGCAAAAGGCCATGGTCGCTAGTAAGACTGCCGTGTTCTGCTTGAAGGAATGGACGGTTGATGGGAGCAAGAGCAAGGGGGAAACCATGGTCAACCGTGCAGTGCGCCTTACACTCCGAGCGTTCAACAATGAGTGTGAAGCGGCCATCGCAAATACCCGGTGGAACAACGTCCAGGCGATGGAGAAACGGATCGAGCGGGCCAAGACCGCCATCAACAAGTTGAATGCCTCGAACAGCGTGATCATCTCGGATGATTACCATCAGGCCAAGCTGAAAGAACTCCGGCTCACGCACGAATACCGAGAGACCCTCAAGCGTGAACGTGAAGAACGCGCCGAGGCAGCGCGGTTGGAGCGGGAAGAGAAACGACTACAGCAACAAGCCAAAGCTGCGGAGAAAGAAGAACAGCGTTATCAGAAGCTACTTGAGAAAGCCCGTACTGAGGCGGGTGTGATCTCCTCCGATGAACACGAGGCAAAGATCAGGGAACTCGAAGAGCAACTGGCAGCAGCCCGTGAGGAGACTGAGCGAGCCAAAGCGATGGCCGAGCAAACAAGAAGCGGCTTCGTCTATGTGATCTCGAACATAGGATCATTTGGGGATGATATCGTGAAAATCGGGTTGACCAGACGCCTCGATCCTGCCGACCGCGTAAGGGAACTTGGGGACGCTTCAGTGCCGTTCTTGTTCGATACACATGCAATGATCTACTCAGAAGAAGCCCCAGCACTTGAGGCAGCGCTGCACGCCGAATTCGGTGCGCGGAGGGTTAACGCTGCGAACATGCGAAAGGAGTTCTTTCGGGTGACGCTAGAAGAGGTCGAGGAGGCCGTCAGGCGTTTGGCACCTGATGCAGACTTCCACACTGACGTTGAAGCCCAGGAATACTTTGAGACGCTCGCAAGGCGGCAGGAGCTAGCTGAGAAACTGGCGAAAGAGGAAGCTGAGGCGCTACCGCTAGAAATCTAA